A single genomic interval of Gopherus evgoodei ecotype Sinaloan lineage chromosome 11, rGopEvg1_v1.p, whole genome shotgun sequence harbors:
- the SLC35F5 gene encoding solute carrier family 35 member F5 isoform X4, protein MLNTHIAVKCSRKLKSRLQMVWVFIMNRMSSQCSSSTQRKRMALGIVILLLVDVIWVASSELTSYVFSKYKKPFFSTFAKTSMFVLYLLGFIVWKPWRQQCTRGFRGRHAAFFADAEGYFAACTTDNTVNSSLSEPLYVPVKFHDLPSEKSGSANSDAEKTPKKPRVRFSNVMEIRQLPSSHALEAKLSRMSYPTVKEQESILKTVGKLTATQVAKISFFFCFVWFLANFSYQEALLHAQVAIVNILSSTSGLFTLILAAVFPSNSGDRFTLSKLLAVVLSIGGVVLVNLSGSEKSPGRGTIGSLWSLVGAMLYAVYIVMIKRKVDREDKLDIPMFFGFVGLFNLLLLWPGFFLLHYTGFEAFEFPNKLVLMCIVINGLIGTVLSEFLWLWGCFLTSSLIGTLALSLTIPLSIIADMCMQKVCFSVC, encoded by the exons TAGGTTACAAATGGTGTGGGTTTTTATCATGAACcgaatgagctcccagtgcagttCCTCCACTCAGCGTAAGCGAATGGCTCTTGGAATTGTCATTCTTCTACTTGTTGATGTGATATGGGTTGCCTCCTCAGAACTCACTTCG TATGTTTTTTCGAAGTACAAGAAGCCTTTTTTCAGTACCTTTGCAAAAACGTCCATGTTTGTTCTATACCTCTTGGGATTTATTGTTTGGAAACCATGGAGGCAACAGTGTACACGTGGGTTTCGTGGAAGGCATGCAGCTTTT TTTGCAGATGCTGAAGGTTATTTTGCTGCTTGTACAACAGATAACACTGTAAACAGTTCTTTG AGTGAACCTTTGTATGTTCCTGTAAAGTTTCATGACTTACCAAGTGAAAAGAGTGGCAGTGCTAATAGTGATGCTGAAAAAA ctCCCAAAAAGCCTCGAGTAAGGTTCAGTAATGTTATGGAGATTCGACAACTTCCATCAAGCCATGCATTGGAAGCAAAGTTGTCTCGCATGTCATATCCAACTGTTAAGGAGCAGGAATCAATATTAAAAACTGTAGGGAAACTCACTGCAACTCAAGTAGCAAAAATCagctttttcttttgctttgtg TGGTTTTTGGCAAACTTCTCTTATCAAGAAGCACTCTTACATGCACAAGTTGCCATAGTTAATATCCTATCTTCAACCTCTG GACTTTTTACCTTAATCTTAGCTGCAGTGTTTCCAAGTAACAGTGGAGACCGGTTTACCCTTTCCAAATTGTTAGCTGTCGTTTTAAG CATTGGCGGTGTAGTACTTGTTAATCTATCTGGATCTGAGAAATCTCCAGGAAGAGGTACAATag GTTCCCTGTGGTCTCTTGTAGGAGCAATGCTGTATGCTGTCTATATAGTTATGATAAAAAGAAAAGTAGACAGAGAAGATAAGCTTGATATACCAATGTTCTTTG GTTTTGTAGGGCTCTTTAATCTGCTGCTGCTATGGCCAGGTTTCTTCCTACTTCATTATACTGGATTCGAGGCCTTTGAGTTTCCCAATAAATTGGTATTGATGTGCATTGTCATTAATGGCCTTATTGGAACAGTTCTGTCAGAATTCCTCTGGCTGTG ggGCTGCTTTCTTACCTCATCACTGATAGGCACACTTGCGCTAAGCCTTACAATACCTCTGTCCATTATAGCTGACATGTGCATGCAGAAG gtttgtttttctgtttgctaA
- the SLC35F5 gene encoding solute carrier family 35 member F5 isoform X5 has translation MLNTHIAVKCSRKLKSRLQMVWVFIMNRMSSQCSSSTQRKRMALGIVILLLVDVIWVASSELTSYVFSKYKKPFFSTFAKTSMFVLYLLGFIVWKPWRQQCTRGFRGRHAAFFADAEGYFAACTTDNTVNSSLSEPLYVPVKFHDLPSEKSGSANSDAEKTPKKPRVRFSNVMEIRQLPSSHALEAKLSRMSYPTVKEQESILKTVGKLTATQVAKISFFFCFVWFLANFSYQEALLHAQVAIVNILSSTSGLFTLILAAVFPSNSGDRFTLSKLLAVVLSIGGVVLVNLSGSEKSPGRGTIGSLWSLVGAMLYAVYIVMIKRKVDREDKLDIPMFFGFVGLFNLLLLWPGFFLLHYTGFEAFEFPNKLVLMCIVINGLIGTVLSEFLWLWFELNFVRLNFCVVELLLYLE, from the exons TAGGTTACAAATGGTGTGGGTTTTTATCATGAACcgaatgagctcccagtgcagttCCTCCACTCAGCGTAAGCGAATGGCTCTTGGAATTGTCATTCTTCTACTTGTTGATGTGATATGGGTTGCCTCCTCAGAACTCACTTCG TATGTTTTTTCGAAGTACAAGAAGCCTTTTTTCAGTACCTTTGCAAAAACGTCCATGTTTGTTCTATACCTCTTGGGATTTATTGTTTGGAAACCATGGAGGCAACAGTGTACACGTGGGTTTCGTGGAAGGCATGCAGCTTTT TTTGCAGATGCTGAAGGTTATTTTGCTGCTTGTACAACAGATAACACTGTAAACAGTTCTTTG AGTGAACCTTTGTATGTTCCTGTAAAGTTTCATGACTTACCAAGTGAAAAGAGTGGCAGTGCTAATAGTGATGCTGAAAAAA ctCCCAAAAAGCCTCGAGTAAGGTTCAGTAATGTTATGGAGATTCGACAACTTCCATCAAGCCATGCATTGGAAGCAAAGTTGTCTCGCATGTCATATCCAACTGTTAAGGAGCAGGAATCAATATTAAAAACTGTAGGGAAACTCACTGCAACTCAAGTAGCAAAAATCagctttttcttttgctttgtg TGGTTTTTGGCAAACTTCTCTTATCAAGAAGCACTCTTACATGCACAAGTTGCCATAGTTAATATCCTATCTTCAACCTCTG GACTTTTTACCTTAATCTTAGCTGCAGTGTTTCCAAGTAACAGTGGAGACCGGTTTACCCTTTCCAAATTGTTAGCTGTCGTTTTAAG CATTGGCGGTGTAGTACTTGTTAATCTATCTGGATCTGAGAAATCTCCAGGAAGAGGTACAATag GTTCCCTGTGGTCTCTTGTAGGAGCAATGCTGTATGCTGTCTATATAGTTATGATAAAAAGAAAAGTAGACAGAGAAGATAAGCTTGATATACCAATGTTCTTTG GTTTTGTAGGGCTCTTTAATCTGCTGCTGCTATGGCCAGGTTTCTTCCTACTTCATTATACTGGATTCGAGGCCTTTGAGTTTCCCAATAAATTGGTATTGATGTGCATTGTCATTAATGGCCTTATTGGAACAGTTCTGTCAGAATTCCTCTGGCTGTG GTTTGAATTAAACTTCGTACGACTTAATTTCTGTGTGGTTgaattacttctgtatttggaatAA